One part of the Bacteroidia bacterium genome encodes these proteins:
- the uvrB gene encoding excinuclease ABC subunit UvrB, producing the protein MSEHTFDLQSPFKPAGDQPEAIRQLTEGVENGEGHQVLLGVTGSGKTFTVANVIKELNRPTLIISHNKTLAAQLYGEFKEFFPDNMVEYFISYYDYYQPEAYIASSNTYIEKDLSINQDIEKLRLRATTALASGRRDVIVVASVSCIYGIGAPEDFLSNIYYTNVGQQVSQNQFLDRIVRLFYSRTQTKLEPGKFRVNGDTVDIYPAYDDWGIRIMFFGDEVERIQRFDPESGKSKEEMRDFTLYPANLFVTRRESLNTALVEIQEDLVEKVNHFEAQGMFLEANRLKERTEFDMEMMRELGYCSGIENYSRYLSRRKPGSRPHCLIDYFPEDFLLVIDESHVTIPQVRAMYHGDRSRKFSLVEHGFRLPSALDNRPQKFEEFNSIVNQAIYMSATPSEYELEKADGVVVEQIVRPTGLLDPPVEVRPASNQVDDLLEEVDEVVKQGFRVLVTTLTKRMSEELTQYLLDLNIKTRYLHSDIDSLERVDILRELREGKFDVLVGVNLLREGLDLPEVALVAILDADKEGFLRSGQALIQTAGRAARHAEGRVILYADRITDSMKKLMDETDYRREKQIAYNKEHGITPKTVIRPKKDIFQSALGNRSTSYEEFEQNVSQVAEEAAEYMDGDEIKKKISNIRKEMEVAAKELNFVEAARLRDEMYAYQALLKEKRF; encoded by the coding sequence ATGTCTGAACATACTTTCGACTTACAATCTCCCTTCAAACCTGCAGGGGATCAACCTGAAGCTATCCGCCAACTTACCGAAGGAGTGGAAAATGGAGAAGGCCACCAGGTATTACTGGGGGTAACCGGTTCTGGTAAAACCTTCACGGTTGCCAATGTGATCAAAGAACTCAACCGCCCTACCCTCATCATCAGCCATAACAAAACCCTGGCAGCTCAGCTGTACGGAGAATTTAAGGAGTTCTTTCCAGACAATATGGTGGAGTACTTCATTTCCTACTATGATTACTACCAACCGGAAGCCTATATCGCATCCTCCAATACCTATATTGAAAAAGATCTTTCGATCAATCAAGACATCGAAAAACTCAGACTTAGAGCAACCACAGCTTTGGCTTCTGGCCGCAGAGATGTGATTGTTGTTGCCTCGGTCTCCTGTATTTATGGCATCGGTGCACCAGAGGATTTCCTCTCAAATATCTATTATACCAATGTCGGTCAGCAGGTTAGCCAGAATCAATTCCTCGATCGCATTGTGCGATTATTCTATAGTCGTACCCAGACCAAGCTCGAGCCAGGAAAATTTCGGGTTAATGGAGATACGGTCGATATTTATCCGGCTTATGATGACTGGGGCATACGGATCATGTTTTTTGGGGATGAAGTGGAAAGGATTCAGCGCTTTGATCCGGAAAGTGGAAAGAGCAAGGAAGAAATGCGGGACTTCACCCTTTACCCTGCCAACCTTTTCGTAACAAGAAGAGAATCACTTAATACGGCTTTGGTAGAAATTCAGGAAGATTTGGTTGAAAAGGTCAATCATTTCGAAGCTCAGGGAATGTTCCTGGAAGCCAATCGACTCAAAGAACGTACAGAGTTCGATATGGAGATGATGCGCGAGTTGGGATACTGTTCGGGAATTGAGAACTACTCTCGATATCTATCCAGAAGGAAGCCAGGCAGCCGTCCGCATTGTTTAATCGATTATTTCCCGGAGGATTTTTTGCTGGTGATAGATGAAAGTCATGTAACCATTCCCCAGGTTAGAGCCATGTATCATGGCGATAGATCGAGAAAATTCAGCCTCGTAGAACATGGTTTCCGATTGCCTTCCGCTTTGGATAACCGCCCTCAAAAATTTGAGGAATTCAATTCCATCGTCAATCAGGCCATCTACATGAGCGCTACTCCTTCAGAATATGAGTTGGAGAAAGCCGATGGGGTGGTTGTAGAACAAATCGTTAGACCCACAGGACTCCTGGATCCACCGGTCGAAGTCAGACCTGCAAGTAACCAGGTAGATGATCTTTTGGAAGAGGTAGATGAAGTGGTAAAGCAAGGTTTCCGTGTATTGGTTACGACCCTGACCAAACGCATGTCGGAAGAACTCACCCAATATCTCCTCGACCTCAATATCAAGACGCGTTATTTGCATTCGGATATTGATTCTTTGGAAAGGGTGGACATCCTCCGAGAGCTCCGCGAAGGGAAATTTGATGTGTTAGTGGGGGTAAACCTTTTGAGAGAAGGGCTAGACTTACCGGAAGTAGCTTTGGTCGCCATTTTGGATGCCGATAAAGAAGGCTTTCTACGATCTGGGCAGGCTCTTATTCAGACCGCTGGTCGTGCGGCACGTCATGCCGAAGGCCGAGTGATTTTGTATGCAGATCGGATCACCGATTCTATGAAAAAACTCATGGATGAAACCGATTATCGAAGAGAAAAACAGATCGCCTATAATAAAGAACACGGCATTACCCCAAAAACTGTCATTCGCCCTAAAAAAGACATCTTCCAATCTGCACTCGGAAATCGCTCCACCAGCTATGAAGAGTTTGAGCAAAACGTAAGTCAGGTTGCGGAAGAAGCTGCGGAGTACATGGACGGTGATGAAATCAAAAAGAAGATTTCAAATATCCGAAAGGAAATGGAAGTTGCTGCCAAAGAGTTGAACTTTGTGGAAGCTGCGAGACTCAGGGATGAGATGTATGCCTATCAGGCGCTCTTGAAGGAGAAGAGGTTTTAG
- a CDS encoding VWA domain-containing protein: MCRRIWVVVFIVLAANLVGNAQNTRDSRLDKKHEAVNSYVKFTNETIHLLWDLHVKLERFNKEANLYKLGKSSSLKFETRQFVSDFAFNSKLKAVCATKPAEGGITVDLRELYEQTSVGNGYIPMPQRSILNKYRDELYFSLISVLGLTDSLSQYVRIRQYRVDKELTHVYGILKEMEKLYGEIQFQKDQMERLCQQLSEPIPPALKSLQNIMNYSREILFAVRDEQPKKLPQLSRMLQASVEVAERMKENSRANLLGLDLYYNVESSGYGHMIKYAEQIQLRADEYTKKGWMPEDFEVYGNSYYFYNERMLAVFNHHKYGIAAYYNRFIGFANRVFVKEMEEVPLFKVITPDKVQMLADKKKKTPGPNSLQGAASNNMVFLLDVSASMDRPEKLNLLKESISFLVDQMRPEDEVSIIIYSGDARVILNPTSALFKAEIKSAIRSMRPGGKTKAMQGLKEAYKVAERNFIAGGNNRIIMASDGAFDVNDGLLKYVGKKSLNSISLSVLLFNKLENIRVAEELTQLARRGGGNYSHVQPENAKSVLIMEANSVRRQ; this comes from the coding sequence ATGTGTAGACGCATTTGGGTAGTTGTATTTATTGTTCTGGCGGCAAATCTGGTAGGAAATGCGCAAAATACCCGTGATTCTCGATTAGACAAGAAGCACGAGGCAGTAAATTCCTACGTCAAGTTTACCAACGAGACTATTCATTTACTTTGGGATCTTCATGTTAAGCTTGAAAGATTCAATAAGGAAGCCAATCTCTATAAGCTGGGAAAATCCTCCAGCCTCAAATTCGAAACTCGTCAGTTTGTCAGTGATTTTGCTTTCAATTCTAAATTGAAAGCGGTCTGTGCGACCAAGCCAGCAGAGGGGGGAATCACCGTAGATCTTAGGGAGCTATACGAACAAACTTCTGTAGGCAATGGCTACATTCCCATGCCTCAAAGAAGTATTCTCAATAAATATCGTGATGAACTATATTTTTCTTTGATTTCGGTATTAGGCCTGACTGACTCTTTAAGTCAATATGTGAGGATCAGACAATATCGAGTGGATAAGGAACTCACACATGTCTATGGGATTCTGAAAGAGATGGAGAAACTGTATGGAGAAATTCAGTTTCAAAAAGATCAGATGGAAAGGCTGTGTCAGCAATTATCTGAGCCCATTCCTCCAGCCTTGAAGAGTTTGCAGAATATCATGAATTACAGCCGGGAAATTCTCTTTGCTGTAAGAGATGAACAACCCAAGAAATTGCCTCAACTTTCGCGAATGCTGCAAGCCTCTGTTGAGGTAGCTGAGCGTATGAAAGAAAATTCTCGAGCCAATCTCCTGGGACTAGACCTGTATTATAATGTAGAAAGCAGTGGCTATGGCCACATGATCAAATATGCGGAGCAAATTCAACTCCGCGCCGATGAATACACGAAAAAAGGCTGGATGCCGGAAGATTTTGAAGTCTATGGTAATTCCTACTATTTCTATAATGAGCGCATGCTGGCTGTGTTTAACCACCACAAATACGGGATTGCCGCTTATTACAATCGCTTCATCGGATTTGCCAATCGTGTATTCGTGAAAGAAATGGAAGAAGTGCCTTTATTTAAAGTCATTACTCCTGACAAAGTCCAGATGCTGGCAGATAAGAAAAAGAAAACTCCAGGCCCTAATAGCCTGCAAGGAGCAGCCTCCAATAATATGGTGTTCCTCCTTGATGTTTCTGCCTCAATGGATCGACCCGAAAAACTCAATCTCCTCAAAGAATCTATCAGCTTCCTCGTGGATCAAATGCGCCCGGAAGATGAAGTATCTATCATCATTTACTCAGGAGATGCCCGCGTTATTCTCAATCCCACTTCTGCTTTATTCAAAGCAGAAATTAAATCTGCCATCCGGTCTATGCGTCCCGGAGGCAAAACCAAGGCCATGCAAGGCCTGAAAGAAGCCTATAAAGTTGCCGAACGGAATTTCATTGCCGGAGGCAATAACCGTATCATCATGGCCTCAGACGGAGCCTTTGATGTCAATGATGGTCTCTTGAAATATGTAGGCAAGAAATCTCTCAATTCCATTTCCCTTAGTGTTCTCCTCTTCAACAAACTAGAAAATATCAGAGTAGCCGAAGAGTTGACTCAACTCGCAAGAAGAGGCGGAGGAAATTACTCCCATGTCCAGCCCGAAAATGCCAAGAGCGTCCTGATCATGGAGGCGAATAGTGTGAGAAGGCAATAA
- a CDS encoding SdiA-regulated domain-containing protein, which yields MKFIISSILSILLLSTGACEEGGKSKGKEVSQKEESKSRGMDDRKVLTAAAFPYDLSEPEWAVDLPSVLQEVSGLASISMKELAMVQDEQGLIFIMDTDTKEIVSKHRFRRTGDFEGIEILGETAYVLRSDGDVYEVNNYRSDSPVTESHETALSTSNDTEGLGYDPESRLLLISSKESDKLMGIKYKDKQVIVSWDPETRSLRPNPFLVIDLDDIKKFLKKNSKSKSEKKFADKFNPDKSSHFRPSAIAVHPKTKEIYLLASNGNMLLVVNRLQQITQAKHLPSKKFPQPEGMCFDEEGNLYISNEGSLGPGTLRKYTYMQKE from the coding sequence ATGAAATTCATAATCAGCAGCATTCTCAGCATTCTTCTCTTATCGACGGGAGCATGTGAGGAGGGAGGGAAATCAAAAGGTAAAGAAGTCTCTCAAAAAGAAGAAAGTAAGAGTAGAGGTATGGATGATAGGAAAGTCCTGACCGCAGCTGCTTTTCCTTATGATTTATCAGAACCTGAATGGGCCGTTGATCTTCCATCCGTTCTGCAGGAAGTCTCGGGACTGGCCTCCATTAGCATGAAAGAACTAGCTATGGTTCAGGATGAGCAGGGCCTGATTTTCATCATGGATACCGATACAAAAGAGATTGTTTCAAAACATAGATTCAGACGTACAGGAGATTTTGAAGGAATAGAAATTTTGGGAGAAACGGCCTATGTACTAAGAAGTGATGGGGATGTGTATGAAGTAAATAATTACCGATCGGATTCTCCCGTTACAGAATCTCATGAGACGGCCCTTTCTACCTCAAATGATACAGAGGGATTGGGCTATGATCCTGAATCTCGCTTGCTCCTTATATCCAGCAAGGAATCTGATAAATTGATGGGGATCAAGTATAAAGACAAACAGGTAATTGTATCATGGGATCCGGAAACCAGAAGCCTTAGGCCCAATCCTTTCCTGGTTATAGATCTTGATGATATCAAGAAATTCCTCAAGAAAAATTCAAAGTCCAAAAGTGAAAAGAAGTTTGCAGATAAGTTTAATCCGGACAAAAGTTCCCATTTCAGACCTTCTGCAATCGCTGTTCACCCTAAGACAAAAGAGATATATTTACTGGCTTCCAATGGTAATATGCTGCTTGTAGTTAATAGACTACAACAAATCACCCAGGCAAAACATCTCCCTTCTAAGAAATTTCCACAACCAGAAGGAATGTGCTTTGATGAAGAGGGAAATCTTTACATTTCAAATGAAGGAAGTCTGGGACCTGGGACCTTACGAAAATACACATATATGCAAAAGGAGTAA
- a CDS encoding Hpt domain-containing protein has protein sequence MQAEKFSLDFGHLRSLTGDDNEFMIEILELIVDQSPDVLQEMKGQLQSREYGPLGATAHKYKSSINILGNPDLIRLMKDIEHISTCSEEKEKLMDLVREFEEVCDLLLNALKVELENLQ, from the coding sequence ATGCAGGCAGAAAAATTTTCGCTCGACTTCGGACACCTAAGATCGCTCACCGGCGATGACAATGAGTTTATGATAGAAATTCTGGAACTCATTGTTGATCAATCACCGGATGTTTTACAGGAAATGAAGGGACAACTACAATCACGGGAATATGGCCCTTTGGGTGCCACAGCTCATAAGTATAAGTCTTCCATCAATATTTTAGGTAATCCTGATCTTATCAGGCTTATGAAGGATATTGAGCACATTTCTACCTGTTCGGAAGAGAAGGAAAAGTTGATGGATTTGGTGAGAGAATTTGAAGAAGTTTGCGACCTTCTTTTGAATGCCTTGAAAGTTGAATTAGAGAATTTACAATAA
- a CDS encoding sigma-54 dependent transcriptional regulator codes for MQRKFLNKVFVIEDDMIFGKILQRALMQEDNYDVHVFQNGQDFFDNIHLNPDIVSIDYNLPDMNGLDILKQVKRYNEDIATVILSGQDKVEVVVEAYTNGANNYIIKNENAVVELTNVVKNLGKNVSLRKEVEVLREEIIDRNKYNKIVGESQGVLKVLKMIQKVEKSNILVLITGESGTGKEVIANTIHYSSPMARKPFVPVNVAAIPADLIESELFGHEKGAFTGATGRRIGKFEEANGGTIFLDEIGEMELGLQTKLLRVLQEGKITRLGSNKEIPLQVRVLAATNKNLGKRVREGYFREDLYYRLQGFLIHLPPLRERGNDIVILAKHFLENFCKQNRMQTKVITKEALESMMAHSWPGNVRELKALVERAVLISDNNQIDVDDLIYSDTI; via the coding sequence ATGCAAAGAAAATTTCTCAATAAAGTATTTGTTATTGAAGACGATATGATCTTTGGTAAAATCTTGCAGAGGGCTCTAATGCAAGAAGATAATTACGATGTTCATGTCTTTCAAAATGGACAAGACTTCTTTGATAATATCCATCTCAACCCGGATATCGTGAGTATAGATTATAATCTTCCCGATATGAATGGTCTGGATATTCTCAAACAGGTTAAAAGATACAATGAAGATATAGCAACCGTAATCCTTTCCGGACAGGATAAAGTTGAAGTTGTGGTTGAAGCCTATACAAATGGTGCAAATAACTACATCATTAAAAATGAAAATGCAGTCGTGGAACTCACCAATGTGGTCAAGAATCTCGGGAAGAATGTGAGTTTGAGGAAAGAGGTAGAGGTGCTTCGCGAGGAGATCATTGACAGAAATAAATACAACAAGATCGTAGGAGAAAGTCAGGGAGTATTGAAGGTCTTGAAGATGATACAGAAGGTGGAGAAGAGCAATATCCTTGTATTGATTACAGGGGAAAGTGGAACCGGAAAAGAGGTTATTGCCAATACGATTCATTATAGTTCTCCCATGGCTCGCAAGCCGTTTGTTCCTGTCAATGTAGCAGCTATTCCCGCCGATCTAATTGAGAGTGAATTATTTGGGCATGAAAAAGGAGCTTTTACCGGAGCCACCGGTCGTAGAATTGGGAAGTTTGAGGAGGCAAATGGAGGAACAATCTTTTTGGATGAAATTGGGGAAATGGAGTTAGGGCTTCAGACAAAATTGCTGCGGGTATTGCAGGAAGGAAAGATCACAAGATTGGGATCCAATAAGGAAATACCCCTTCAGGTAAGGGTCCTGGCTGCGACGAATAAAAATCTGGGAAAAAGGGTGCGTGAAGGATATTTTAGAGAGGATCTTTATTATCGTCTGCAGGGATTCCTGATTCATCTCCCTCCTTTGAGAGAAAGAGGAAATGACATTGTGATTCTGGCCAAGCATTTTCTGGAAAACTTCTGTAAGCAGAATCGCATGCAGACAAAGGTGATCACCAAAGAGGCTTTGGAGTCTATGATGGCACACAGCTGGCCTGGGAATGTGAGAGAATTAAAGGCTTTGGTCGAAAGGGCAGTCCTGATCTCTGACAACAATCAAATTGATGTAGATGATCTGATTTATTCAGACACGATATAA
- a CDS encoding AAA domain-containing protein, translated as MDSKESIAHQLKLLQIEKEEDLKLYKSLVLDRSLKERIQKGISWYPLHLKHIMLGLGERYSLEIDLPEDKAKPRGHFQSGSVVSVFGTVADEEVGRLTGVISLLGKKRLKIALSSESIPDWLHAAKLGMDLEFDDKTYQQMRAALDNLQKPGDNQRLRELRETLLGSRKAEFHKWEITFKHPQLNASQNRAVQKVLEAKDVAIIHGPPGTGKTTTLIYALEEILRHEHQVLVCAPSNTAVDLLTLKCIEMGMDVVRLGNPARVDEALQKHTLDGAISEHPDYPALRKMRKEAEAVRKTALKFKRNFGSEQRRRRQELRQEARELKQHAKKLEGYILHQVINRTPVITATLSGAASNQLQKKKFHTVLIDEAGQALAPATWIPIQKVGRVIMAGDHQQLPPTVKSFEAEKQGLGISLFQHVIESKEVDVMLDQQYRMNEQIMEFSARQFYHGELKADPSVKYRLLGSSFPALSFIDTAGCGFDEKVNSNSRSTFNPEEAQLLLKHLALTFNQLHEEVPETFEKAFSIGIISPYKAQVQTLKNQLQSSPMLSSFQQYINVNTVDGFQGQERDIIYISLVRSNAKGEIGFLKDIRRMNVALTRARKRLVVIGDSATLGKHGFYQAFLDYVEEINAYHSAWEWME; from the coding sequence ATGGATAGCAAAGAAAGTATTGCCCATCAATTAAAACTTCTCCAAATAGAAAAGGAAGAAGACCTGAAGCTGTATAAGTCTTTGGTTCTTGATCGATCTCTCAAAGAACGTATCCAGAAAGGAATAAGCTGGTATCCGCTACATCTCAAGCATATCATGCTGGGTTTGGGAGAACGATATAGCCTCGAGATTGACCTTCCCGAAGATAAGGCCAAACCCAGAGGACATTTTCAATCAGGGAGTGTTGTATCCGTTTTTGGGACCGTAGCTGATGAGGAAGTAGGCAGACTTACCGGAGTTATTTCTTTATTGGGGAAAAAGCGATTAAAGATTGCCCTCAGCAGTGAGAGTATTCCGGACTGGCTGCATGCAGCAAAATTGGGGATGGACCTCGAATTTGATGACAAAACCTATCAGCAAATGCGAGCGGCTTTAGACAATCTCCAAAAACCCGGGGACAACCAAAGACTCCGAGAGCTCCGCGAGACTTTATTAGGAAGTCGAAAAGCCGAATTTCATAAATGGGAAATTACCTTTAAGCATCCCCAACTCAACGCCTCTCAAAACCGAGCGGTTCAAAAGGTATTGGAAGCCAAGGATGTCGCGATTATCCATGGCCCTCCCGGAACTGGAAAAACCACGACTTTGATCTATGCTCTTGAAGAAATTCTGAGGCATGAACATCAGGTTCTCGTTTGTGCCCCCAGCAATACGGCCGTTGATCTCCTGACTTTGAAGTGTATTGAGATGGGAATGGATGTAGTACGTCTGGGAAATCCGGCCCGGGTAGATGAAGCCCTTCAAAAACATACCCTCGATGGGGCCATCAGTGAGCATCCGGATTATCCTGCGCTTCGCAAAATGCGAAAAGAGGCTGAAGCAGTCAGAAAAACGGCCTTGAAGTTCAAACGGAATTTCGGTTCGGAACAAAGAAGGAGAAGGCAGGAACTCCGGCAGGAAGCCCGGGAACTCAAACAACATGCAAAAAAACTGGAAGGCTATATCCTTCATCAGGTAATCAATCGAACACCTGTAATCACGGCTACCCTCAGTGGAGCAGCTAGCAACCAGCTACAAAAGAAAAAATTCCATACAGTCTTGATAGATGAAGCGGGACAGGCTTTGGCTCCTGCTACCTGGATTCCTATTCAGAAAGTGGGTCGTGTCATCATGGCTGGAGATCATCAACAGCTCCCTCCTACTGTCAAGAGTTTCGAAGCAGAAAAACAGGGATTGGGGATCAGCCTCTTTCAGCATGTGATTGAAAGTAAGGAAGTCGATGTCATGCTCGATCAACAGTACCGTATGAATGAGCAGATCATGGAATTTTCTGCACGCCAGTTTTATCATGGAGAACTGAAAGCAGATCCAAGTGTAAAATATCGACTCCTGGGATCTAGCTTCCCTGCGCTTAGTTTCATCGATACAGCTGGCTGTGGCTTTGATGAGAAAGTCAATAGTAATAGCCGAAGCACCTTTAATCCGGAAGAAGCCCAATTGCTCCTCAAGCATTTGGCTCTTACTTTCAACCAACTCCATGAAGAAGTACCGGAGACTTTTGAAAAAGCTTTCTCTATAGGCATCATTTCCCCCTACAAAGCCCAGGTCCAAACGCTAAAAAATCAACTGCAAAGCAGCCCGATGCTGAGCTCTTTTCAGCAATACATCAATGTAAATACCGTCGATGGTTTCCAGGGACAGGAAAGAGATATTATCTATATCAGCCTCGTTAGATCAAATGCTAAAGGAGAGATTGGCTTTCTCAAGGATATTCGTAGGATGAATGTGGCTCTTACACGAGCCAGAAAAAGATTGGTGGTGATAGGTGATAGTGCCACTCTGGGTAAGCATGGCTTTTACCAGGCCTTTCTCGATTATGTTGAGGAAATAAATGCCTACCACAGTGCCTGGGAATGGATGGAGTAG
- the dnaJ gene encoding molecular chaperone DnaJ: MAKRDYYEVLGVNKGASKDEMKKAYRKLAQKYHPDINPEESAAEKFKEAAEAYEVLSDDQKRSQYDRFGHAGVSGAGGGFSGQGFEDIFSDIFGNSPFGDFFGGGGRSRRRRGQRGSDIRIKLTLTLEQIAKGVEKTIKLNRYNACNSCSGTGADQGSAFNTCPTCQGAGEIRQQAGGGFFQQIVVSTCPTCQGDGKIVSKACSTCEGKARIQEESVVSVKIPAGVQEGMSLSVRGKGNAGLKGGSPGDLIVQIMEKAHDHFERDGDNLLHELFISFPEATLGTQVEVPTLDGKVRIKIHPGTHAGKVVSLRGKGLPNINNYGVGNLLVHINVWTPQNLSSEEKKIIQKLANSDNFVPKPTSEQKGLFAKIREFFSN, translated from the coding sequence ATGGCTAAAAGAGATTATTATGAGGTCCTGGGTGTAAACAAAGGGGCGAGCAAAGATGAGATGAAAAAAGCTTATCGCAAACTGGCCCAGAAATACCACCCGGATATCAACCCCGAAGAAAGTGCCGCTGAGAAGTTCAAGGAAGCTGCGGAGGCATATGAGGTATTGAGCGACGACCAAAAGCGTTCGCAATATGACCGATTTGGTCATGCGGGAGTAAGTGGTGCCGGAGGAGGATTCAGCGGACAGGGATTTGAAGATATCTTCAGTGATATTTTCGGCAATAGCCCCTTCGGTGATTTCTTTGGTGGCGGAGGAAGATCGAGAAGGAGAAGAGGACAGAGAGGCTCTGACATTCGCATAAAACTCACCCTCACCCTGGAACAGATTGCCAAGGGAGTAGAAAAAACAATAAAACTCAATCGCTACAATGCCTGTAATAGCTGTTCCGGTACCGGAGCAGATCAGGGTAGCGCATTTAATACCTGTCCCACTTGTCAGGGTGCAGGAGAAATACGCCAGCAAGCGGGAGGAGGCTTCTTCCAGCAGATCGTGGTTTCAACCTGCCCTACTTGCCAGGGAGATGGGAAAATCGTTTCCAAGGCATGTAGTACCTGTGAGGGGAAAGCCCGTATTCAGGAAGAGTCCGTAGTGAGTGTAAAAATCCCCGCGGGTGTGCAGGAAGGTATGAGCCTTAGTGTCAGAGGAAAAGGAAACGCAGGTTTGAAAGGAGGAAGTCCCGGAGATCTCATTGTACAGATTATGGAAAAAGCCCATGATCACTTTGAAAGAGATGGAGATAACCTTCTGCATGAGCTGTTTATTAGCTTTCCTGAAGCAACACTGGGTACACAAGTTGAAGTACCCACCCTTGATGGAAAAGTTCGCATCAAAATCCATCCCGGTACACATGCAGGCAAGGTGGTAAGTTTAAGAGGCAAAGGTTTACCCAATATCAACAACTATGGGGTAGGTAATTTGCTGGTACATATCAATGTTTGGACTCCGCAAAATCTGAGCTCCGAAGAGAAAAAGATTATCCAAAAGCTCGCAAACTCGGACAATTTTGTGCCGAAACCTACTTCCGAACAAAAAGGGCTGTTTGCCAAAATCCGTGAATTCTTTAGCAATTGA
- a CDS encoding nucleotide exchange factor GrpE: MKNKTKASKKSAKKSKKEEEIEQSAKLQEESQEQKAEGRKEKADNKAEEVEDIASVDEAIEVIAQLKLKLRESEEEKKQLSERVLRLQADFDNFRKRKTKELADGIRFANQDLILQLLPILDNFDRTLKAIEGTDNLTAIKEGIELVSSNFRKQFSKIGVEPIDSIGKDFDSEIHEAITSIPVEEEEKKGAVVDEVEKGYKFKDRIIRFSKVIVGE, encoded by the coding sequence ATGAAAAATAAGACCAAAGCGAGTAAAAAGTCGGCTAAAAAATCCAAAAAAGAAGAGGAAATCGAACAGTCAGCTAAGCTCCAGGAAGAAAGTCAGGAGCAAAAAGCTGAAGGGAGAAAAGAGAAGGCGGATAATAAGGCTGAAGAAGTAGAAGATATAGCCAGTGTTGATGAGGCGATTGAAGTGATAGCGCAGCTTAAACTAAAATTACGGGAGTCAGAAGAAGAGAAAAAACAGCTAAGCGAACGTGTATTGCGCTTGCAGGCAGACTTTGACAATTTTCGTAAGAGAAAAACCAAAGAGCTTGCAGATGGCATCCGTTTCGCCAATCAGGATTTGATTCTTCAATTGCTTCCCATCCTCGACAATTTTGACAGGACCCTGAAAGCAATAGAAGGAACTGACAATCTGACAGCTATAAAAGAAGGAATCGAACTGGTTTCTTCCAATTTCAGAAAACAGTTTTCAAAAATAGGAGTTGAGCCTATCGATAGTATAGGTAAAGACTTTGATTCGGAAATACACGAGGCAATCACTAGCATTCCCGTAGAAGAAGAAGAGAAAAAAGGAGCAGTGGTTGACGAGGTTGAAAAAGGATATAAGTTTAAAGACCGCATCATTAGATTTTCTAAAGTAATAGTTGGCGAATAA
- a CDS encoding DUF255 domain-containing protein: MKKLSIILAGIAIASWMLFSGFNAQPVEENEPESITWLSMEEAVQLAKKDGKKILVDFTTVWCRWCKVMDRETYSKGEVIKYINANFHAVKFDAEKTTTTFTINGQTYKHRPEIGRNGIHEWAVTLMQGRPSYPTTSFLDSNSKLITNVPGYHKPDEMLMILNFLGEDAYLNQTWQQFQKNYKSS, translated from the coding sequence ATGAAAAAATTATCTATAATACTTGCTGGAATCGCGATAGCATCCTGGATGTTATTTTCCGGTTTCAATGCTCAGCCGGTAGAAGAGAATGAGCCGGAAAGTATCACCTGGTTGAGTATGGAGGAGGCAGTTCAACTGGCAAAAAAGGATGGAAAGAAAATCCTGGTAGATTTTACAACTGTATGGTGCAGATGGTGTAAAGTAATGGATCGCGAAACCTATTCTAAAGGGGAAGTGATCAAATACATCAATGCCAATTTTCATGCGGTAAAGTTTGATGCAGAGAAAACCACCACCACGTTCACCATCAATGGGCAAACCTATAAGCATCGCCCGGAGATAGGCAGAAACGGTATTCATGAGTGGGCGGTAACTCTTATGCAGGGAAGACCTTCTTATCCGACTACCTCATTTCTGGATTCCAATTCGAAACTGATTACCAATGTCCCGGGTTATCATAAACCAGATGAGATGCTTATGATTCTCAATTTCCTGGGAGAAGATGCATATCTCAATCAGACCTGGCAACAATTTCAAAAGAATTATAAAAGCAGCTAA